In a single window of the Littorina saxatilis isolate snail1 linkage group LG3, US_GU_Lsax_2.0, whole genome shotgun sequence genome:
- the LOC138962058 gene encoding headcase protein homolog, with protein MPNTRHPRNHRHREEDAHNNNQQAPAVVAPREVAAAGGGGPVMGHQARQNDNAGARLQKCCSPGSCRFPDDTIDPEDPYGAVKVVCNNEACDEGVWMHKDCFEDFQDSVLSYLRSCGRARSWSEKQRLQNLWTKKGYDLAFKACDCKCARGHLRKDLDYIPPPVNDNSKKHKKHKKKNDKPMPVVSTTHKSNSHSHHVGQVNGNGNHTTPNPSHLNGNANPSHATHVNGNTIAATTAPTHGQQNPNNNQGGRSTNSIAQTNKKSTKKTDHQKSDDNSNVHQQQDNLDNQSNTTTSNPTDTFQFLPNNNYYSMMQGHGNSQLRLRTNSVSSVGSVGSHTSSISSVPSSAGSISPISSSPISGDMFFKSRKSSDASLDTGPTTSAGFRQRLDLSAFASLPRNRQNPYHIRMEDNNTLAHAFSLSCSVASPKAHPPWDMTVEEGGCDAETRNFVLTNLLNKRMCSTRCVLCKTHLPVFDRFPLVDGTFFLSPQPYDEAAIQVIWDGRLQFLNAACLGCLEGRNDIKCVACKQPWDGRYLVIGSMYTYDIFAAAPCCQKRLTCKCCRRAVVDITRGLDFFSQYSHMIICPYCKANDYHFIRSLSETFHVSESEATLQAPICH; from the exons ATGCCCAACACTCGCCATCCACGCAACCATCGGCACAGAGAAGAAGATGCGCACAATAACAACCAGCAAGCACCGGCTGTAGTAGCCCCGCGTGAGGTCGCGGCGGCCGGCGGCGGGGGCCCAGTTATGGGACACCAAGCGAGGCAAAACGACAACGCCGGGGCGCGACTGCAGAAATGCTGTTCCCCCGGGTCATGCCGTTTTCCGGACGACACGATAGATCCCGAGGACCCGTACGGCGCTGTGAAGGTAGTGTGCAACAATGAGGCGTGCGATGAAGGCGTGTGGATGCACAAGGACTGCTTCGAGGACTTCCAGGACTCCGTTCTGTCCTACCTGCGGTCCTGTGGCCGTGCTCGCAGCTGGAGCGAGAAGCAGAGGCTGCAGAACCTGTGGACCAAGAAGGGGTACGACCTGGCCTTCAAGGCCTGTGACTGCAAGTGTGCCCGTGGTCATCTTCGCAAGGACCTGGACTACATCCCTCCCCCCGTCAACGACAACTCCAAGAAGCACAAGAAgcacaaaaagaagaacgacAAACCCATGCCGGTCGTCAGCACCACGCACAAGTCCAACAGCCACAGCCACCATGTGGGGCAAGTCAATGGGAACGGGAACCACACTACCCCCAATCCTTCACACCTGAACGGAAACGCTAACCCCAGCCATGCTACACATGTGAACGGCAACACCATCGCTGCTACAACTGCCCCCACACATGGCCAGCAAAACCCCAACAACAACCAGGGTGGACGGAGCACCAACAGCATCGCCCAGACCAACAAGAAGTCGACGAAGAAGACGGACCAccagaaatcagacgacaacaGCAACGTCCACCAGCAGCAGGATAATCTGGACAACCAAAgcaacaccaccacctccaacCCAACCGACACCTTCCAATTCCTGcccaacaacaactactactcaATGATGCAAGGTCATGGAAACTCGCAGCTACGCCTCCGTACCAACAGTGTCAGCAGCGTGGGCAGCGTAGGGAGCCATACCAGCAGCATCAGCAGCGTTCCCAGCTCCGCGGGCTCCATCTCCCCCATTTCCTCCTCCCCAATCAGCGGGGACATGTTCTTCAAGTCCAGAAAGTCCAGCGATGCGTCCTTGGACACCGGCCCAACGACTTCAGCTGGGTTTCGTCAACGCCTGGATCTGTCCGCGTTTGCTTCCCTCCCGCGCAACAGGCAGAACCCTTACCACATTCGCATGGAGGACAACAACACCCTGGCGCATGCCTTCTCTTTGTCATGCTCCGTTGCATCCCCCAAGGCGCATCCTCCCTGGGACATGACGGTGGAGGAAGGGGGGTGCGATGCAGAGACACGTAACTTTGTGCTGACCAACCTCCTCAACAAGCGGATGTGCAGTACACGCTGCGTTCTCTGCAAAACCCACCTGCCTGTCTTCGACCGCTTCCCGCTGGTCGATGGAACGTTCTTCTTGTCGCCGCAGCCTTATGATGAGGCAGCTATACAG gTGATTTGGGATGGGCGCCTACAGTTTCTGAATGCAGCCTGCCTGGGGTGTTTAGAGGGTCGCAACGACATCAAATGTGTGGCCTGCAAACAGCCGTGGGATGGTCGCTATCTCGTCATCGGGTCCATGTACACCTACGACATCTTTGCAGCGGCTCCTTGCTGTCAGAAACGTCTGACGTGCAAATGCTGTCGTCGTGCAGTGGTCGATATCACCCGAGGCCTCGACTTCTTCTCGCAGTATTCGCACATGATTATCTGCCCCTACTGCAAGGCCAACGACTACCATTTCATACGCAGTCTATCGGAGACCTTCCACGTGTCGGAGAGCGAGGCCACGCTCCAGGCCCCTATATGTCATTGA